TTTAATTTTTATTATAGAATATGGAAAAAATAGCAATAGCAGGAGCCGGATTAGTAGGTTCTTTATTGTCTTTATATTTGGCAAAAGCCGGTTTTGAGGTGGACGTATATGAACGCCGCCCCGACAATCGCGGAGAAACGCAGGAGCGCGGACGCTCTATCAATTTGGCAATGAGCCAGCGCGGGTGGCTGGCACTGCAACAAATCGGTGCAGAAGATCATTTTGCACCTTTGGCAATACCGATGTACGGCAGAATGATACACTACGAAAATGGCGAAACGGCGTTTCAGGCCTATGGGCAGGAAAGCGATGCCATCTACTCCATTTCAAGGGCGGCACTCAACCGCGAACTCGCCATTTTAGCCAGTCGCCACCCAAATGTGCGCTATCATTTTGATTCCCGCCTTTCGCACGTTGATTTAAAAAACAATATTTTTACCATAGAAAACACCCAAACGAAACAAACTCTGCAAACACAGGCCGATGTTTCTTTTGCTGCCGATGGTGCTTTTTCGGCGGCGCGTTTGGAAATGATGTTTCAAAAAAGATTTGATTATACACAGGATTATTTAGACCACGGCTACAAAGAATTACACATACCGCCTGCTGCTGATGGTTCGTGGCTATTGAAAAAAAATGCTCTGCATATTTGGCCTCGCCGCACTTTTATGCTCATCGCGCTGCCCAATACTGACGGCAGTTTTACTTGCACGCTTTTTTTAGCTTTTGACGGCGAAGATTCATTTGCCAACTTGCAAACCGAAGCACAAGTACAAGAATTTTTTAAAACTGAATTTCCTGATGCCACTGCGCTGATGCCTACGCTGCTGCACGACTTTTTCCATAATCCTACGGAGGCGTTGCTTACCGTGCGCTGCTATCCCTGGGTGCACGGCAATGTAGCTCTTATCGGCGATGCGGCGCACGCTATTGTACCTTTTTACGGGCAAGGTATGAACGCCGGATTTGAAGATGTACGCATTCTAAACGATCTCATTGAGCAGCATCGCAGCCCTACCCACACCGACTGGCAGCGCATCTTGCAACAATACCAACAACTCCGCAAACCCGACGGCGATGCTATCGGCGAGTTGGCATTGCGCAATTTTGTAGAAATGCGCGACACCGTTGCCAACCCACGTTTTCAATTGCGCAAAAAAATAGAAAAATATCTGCACAGCCACTTTCCTGAACGTTTTACGCCGGCTTATTCTTTGGTTTCTTTTAGCCCGCAAGTGCGCTATTCGGAGGCATTGCGCCGCACCGATATTCAAAACCGACTTTTTGATAAGTGGCTGGATAATCCCAAGTTCGAAACCGACTTCGGGAATGGCAATATTGCCGACCTCGTGTTGCAAGCCTTTATTGAAGAATACGAAAGTGCCGTAGCAGAAAAAGGATAAGCAGCAACATTGAGGCTATATTTTTCTTTATTCAATTTATTTCTAACACAATAACAATCATTTTATTATGGACAAAAGAATTCTTATCGGATTGGTTTTGGGCTTATTGGCAGGTTTGGTTCAATACTTTTTGTTTCCCAATGCCACCTCACTTAATATCATTGTAAATGCAGTATTGGGTCTTATTATTGGATTTTCACATACCAGCAAGTTACCATTAAAGCATTTTGTGGTTGCACCGCTTATAGGTTTGATTTTATATGCTGTATTAGCCATACAAAACAATACTGCTTGGTTAGATGAGCTGGCAACAGGTGCAATTTTCGGTTTATTAATAACTTATTTAGTATCATTATTAGGTAAAAAGATGGGGTAAATAAGAAACATTACAGCCATAAAAATATTTTTAACATTAAAATATGATAATCAAAGCATTATGTTTTATAATAATTATACATATATAAATAATAAATAATTATAATTAAACTAATTGCA
Above is a genomic segment from Sphingobacteriales bacterium containing:
- a CDS encoding FAD-dependent monooxygenase gives rise to the protein MEKIAIAGAGLVGSLLSLYLAKAGFEVDVYERRPDNRGETQERGRSINLAMSQRGWLALQQIGAEDHFAPLAIPMYGRMIHYENGETAFQAYGQESDAIYSISRAALNRELAILASRHPNVRYHFDSRLSHVDLKNNIFTIENTQTKQTLQTQADVSFAADGAFSAARLEMMFQKRFDYTQDYLDHGYKELHIPPAADGSWLLKKNALHIWPRRTFMLIALPNTDGSFTCTLFLAFDGEDSFANLQTEAQVQEFFKTEFPDATALMPTLLHDFFHNPTEALLTVRCYPWVHGNVALIGDAAHAIVPFYGQGMNAGFEDVRILNDLIEQHRSPTHTDWQRILQQYQQLRKPDGDAIGELALRNFVEMRDTVANPRFQLRKKIEKYLHSHFPERFTPAYSLVSFSPQVRYSEALRRTDIQNRLFDKWLDNPKFETDFGNGNIADLVLQAFIEEYESAVAEKG